The following are from one region of the Nocardia terpenica genome:
- the proC gene encoding pyrroline-5-carboxylate reductase, protein MTRIAVIGGGRIGEALLAGLLESGRQSKDLVVVEPVPVRAEFLAERFGIRATDSVTDAVTGADVLIIAVKPNDVDGVLTELGKAALDGDRDQVLVSLAAGVPTARVEAKLPAGFSVVRAMPNTPMLVGQGMCAIAPGRFARSEHLSLVTELLEAVGKVVTVAEHQMDAVTAVSGSGPAYFFLVVEAMIEAGVGLGLTHEVANQLVVQTMLGSAALLDESGQDPGELRAAVTSPAGTTAAAVRELERGGVRSAFWEALHAARRRSAEQGATGD, encoded by the coding sequence ATGACGAGAATCGCGGTGATCGGTGGCGGGCGGATCGGGGAGGCGTTGCTTGCGGGGCTGCTCGAATCCGGGCGGCAGAGCAAGGATCTGGTCGTCGTCGAGCCGGTGCCGGTGCGGGCCGAATTCCTCGCCGAGCGGTTCGGCATCCGGGCCACCGACAGCGTCACCGACGCCGTCACCGGGGCCGACGTGCTGATCATCGCGGTGAAGCCGAACGATGTCGACGGTGTGCTCACCGAACTGGGCAAGGCCGCCCTCGATGGCGACCGCGATCAGGTGCTGGTCTCGCTGGCCGCCGGGGTGCCGACCGCGCGGGTGGAGGCGAAGCTGCCCGCCGGATTCTCGGTGGTGCGGGCCATGCCCAACACACCGATGCTGGTCGGCCAGGGCATGTGCGCGATCGCACCGGGCCGGTTCGCGCGATCCGAGCATCTGAGCCTGGTGACCGAGCTGCTCGAGGCGGTCGGCAAGGTGGTGACCGTCGCCGAGCACCAGATGGACGCGGTGACCGCGGTGTCCGGCTCGGGCCCGGCCTACTTCTTCCTGGTCGTGGAGGCCATGATCGAGGCCGGCGTCGGCCTCGGGCTGACCCACGAGGTGGCCAATCAGCTGGTGGTGCAGACCATGCTGGGCTCGGCGGCCCTGCTCGACGAGTCCGGGCAGGACCCCGGCGAACTGCGGGCCGCCGTCACCTCGCCCGCGGGCACCACCGCCGCCGCGGTCCGCGAGCTCGAGCGCGGCGGAGTGCGCTCGGCGTTCTGGGAGGCGCTGCACGCCGCCAGGCGACGCTCCGCGGAACAGGGCGCAACGGGCGATTGA
- a CDS encoding 30S ribosomal protein bS22 produces MGSVIKKRRKRMSKKKHRKLLRRTRVQRRKLGK; encoded by the coding sequence ATGGGTTCTGTGATCAAGAAGCGCCGTAAGCGTATGTCGAAGAAGAAGCACCGCAAGCTGCTTCGCCGCACGCGTGTGCAGCGCCGTAAACTCGGCAAGTGA
- a CDS encoding helix-turn-helix domain-containing protein translates to MMSGNSSASSGPVIGGGTQFLTVAEVANLMRVSKMTVYRLVHSGELPAVRVGRSFRVHAKAVHDYLQTSYFDAG, encoded by the coding sequence ATGATGTCTGGAAACAGCTCAGCGAGTTCGGGACCCGTTATCGGTGGAGGCACGCAGTTCCTCACCGTCGCCGAGGTGGCGAATCTGATGCGGGTGTCCAAAATGACGGTGTATCGGCTCGTTCACTCGGGCGAACTGCCCGCGGTCCGAGTCGGTAGATCGTTCCGAGTCCATGCGAAAGCCGTGCACGACTATCTGCAGACGTCCTACTTCGACGCGGGCTAG
- a CDS encoding thioesterase family protein encodes MCALTELAPDPSGNGRYRGVIDPIWTVGKKLHGGTMVAASAAAATRRLGALAPELAAMFPIAASTDFLGAPDPGEVDYEVRIRKTGRQICLVDVDLVQDGRTLVHSAVTLGHLDDAAPVYAPDSYTDMPAEPPADSIAYAPDNPMGRLVHVAEGASVAIDRRWARFLDGEQGEPRLRVWIRPRAGDEQDPDVSAYFAMMAGDMSPPVPMNLGRFGWAPTVQLTTYLRRRPAPGWLRIIATTHEIGERMFDEDQLVLDSTGAVVAQSRQLALIPLPR; translated from the coding sequence GACCGTCGGCAAGAAGCTGCACGGCGGCACCATGGTCGCGGCGAGCGCGGCGGCCGCGACCCGCCGACTCGGCGCCCTCGCACCCGAACTCGCCGCGATGTTCCCGATCGCGGCCAGCACCGACTTCCTGGGCGCGCCCGATCCCGGCGAGGTCGACTACGAGGTCCGCATCCGCAAGACCGGCCGCCAGATCTGCCTGGTCGACGTCGATCTGGTGCAGGACGGCCGCACCCTGGTGCACAGCGCGGTCACCCTCGGCCACCTCGACGACGCCGCGCCCGTCTACGCCCCCGACAGCTATACCGACATGCCCGCCGAGCCGCCCGCCGACTCCATCGCCTACGCCCCGGACAATCCGATGGGCCGCCTCGTGCACGTCGCCGAGGGCGCCTCGGTGGCCATCGACCGCCGCTGGGCCCGCTTCCTCGACGGCGAGCAGGGCGAGCCCCGGCTGCGGGTGTGGATCCGCCCCCGCGCGGGCGACGAGCAGGATCCGGACGTATCCGCGTACTTCGCCATGATGGCGGGGGACATGAGCCCGCCCGTTCCGATGAACCTGGGCCGATTCGGCTGGGCGCCGACCGTCCAGCTCACCACCTACCTGCGCCGCCGCCCGGCCCCCGGCTGGCTGCGAATCATCGCCACCACCCACGAGATCGGCGAGCGCATGTTCGACGAGGACCAGCTGGTCCTCGACTCCACCGGAGCCGTCGTCGCCCAGAGCCGCCAACTCGCCCTCATCCCACTGCCGCGCTGA